The following coding sequences are from one Rutidosis leptorrhynchoides isolate AG116_Rl617_1_P2 chromosome 11, CSIRO_AGI_Rlap_v1, whole genome shotgun sequence window:
- the LOC139876242 gene encoding auxin-responsive protein SAUR50-like, which yields MVKMTKSNGKKNNGILKLKERLQKGLFLAKKRSFSDQDLVPKDVKEGHFAVIASDDYVERRFVVPITYLRHPLFLILLERAAEEYGFDHDGALMIPCRPSELEWMLEEQLGSQDGANWTSYETMVESC from the coding sequence ATGGTAAAGATGACAAAAAGTAATGGTAAGAAGAATAATGGCATTTTGAAACTCAAGGAGAGATTGCAAAAGGGTCTTTTCTTGGCCAAAAAACGTTCGTTTTCTGACCAAGATTTGGTCCCAAAAGACGTAAAAGAAGGTCACTTTGCAGTGATAGCGTCCGATGattatgttgaaagaagatttgtTGTTCCTATTACGTACCTTCGGCATCCTTTGTTTCTAATACTCTTGGAGCGAGCCGCAGAGGAGTATGGGTTCGACCATGATGGTGCACTTATGATTCCTTGTAGACCGAGCGAGCTAGAATGGATGCTAGAGGAACAATTAGGATCTCAAGATGGTGCAAATTGGACTTCATATGAAACCATGGTGGAAAGTTGCTGA